tgtcctaagtccaatcatgtatgatgatttaggaataacttttatgtaatctgttttgatttcattgatattaataaaagacttgttttggtattattgcgggctttatctatttaagtatttaaataagatataccatagtttagagtaaagctttttatggattatgatgagatcataataatgagacctaaaagatgataactctaaacttaaatatttcctggtcataggattactaactggtaattagtaatccgcaaagatcggtacatactatgcttgcttcattatgaaagatgtctgttctcatagacatttgtgtggtgacactatagctagtatgtaggtgcttattatagaataagttcactgaacatgactcacacagctgaacaactgatggagttcactcacgtgtcagcagttgttcacatagtgaatgttgtacaagtatccttagacttgaggtcatcatagtcatcttgtgtacactgaactatgctttggtttagttcttagtctccagggataattataagggctctaatgggtataggaatttgtacacgaagatagtgtatgatcaataaagaatctaccccttccagtgaaggaagagaatgttcaatgctgatccacttatgctagttcaggaatctctggccagagtgaatgaaattagaaaggagtttctaatttatattaaatagaactaagcatagtgaatgggaaagaaaatgattaaataagataggcttgacacaagttccatgccttgtatttaatcgtgacattgcagggtagaaggaattgattgtacggtaactactcactgaataggttcttggtattctaagcagtgaattcgtattatccggatagtcgcgatatgctgagaagtatccttcacgatgtagaataaatatgattaattaattaatcatatttaatgaattagagaatttatataaataatgataaaatagttttattattatttatttctactactggcttaatattgaacctacaaggtcacaccataaaagagaatgctttaatggtggaggaattaattaataatggctgataattatttatttgtgaaataaataattaattagcaaatttaataattgattaaatgagatttaattaattataaaattaattaagaaaagttcttaatattattagttaagaatttaattttggaaattaaatcaagtgagataattatttttctaaagtgtttagaaaagggattaatgattaaaaggtgttttaattattagttaattggttaataagaataatatattaaagggttaataataataatattttatggaaaattttcagctgaaaattttgcctataaatatactattataaaccctatttgcctcaaccaaaaaaataaaacccctaattctaaagtagaaaagagagggaggcaactaattctctcaacctcttcctccctccattattttgatccCTTGGTgtataccggtggagtgcttcacaattgaggagcagctgctagggatctccgttcaatcgctattaaagacctccatctttccattaacgtaaagcttcttaaggtaaacatactgaactatgaattaaatattatttttcgcatggatcctgcggagggtttcgtttcttttttttaagatttaaatttacgttttcgttgcgttatgtgctaaaaacccttcaatggcatcaaaGCTACTTGCGAAAtttttttaattcgtttatgtgtttaactggtttcgatatatgagcatgtacgtgattcgccatgatttgatgttgatataatatgcttatatatgtatggttttgaatatatgatattcatgtgagttgtataatcataagatgattatgtaatctgtatatatactgatatatacatgattcatgtttgttctaattataagaatcatattagatacagattctgaattggctgctgcagatttgctgaaatctgggtctggtgtccgatttacgtaaacgaataccctattccataggtaaacgagcgtctgaacaaaattGATAGCTAAAActatcaacgactcatctgtaaggagtttgacatcgtttactgcccgtaaacagtgattcttgtttttctgatttgattctgatttttctgatttttgtcatatttttttttatgattagatcatggataatatgatatgttaagatcagattatgtgttttaacatgcttttatgtgttatatgagcatggtggatggttatggccttttgaccttagtgtaatggttttggttttggttttggttttaaatacgacttgcatgtcgtcaatctttgtaatcataaatctcgaatgtaactcgagttattcttgtaagttcattagattagttttaatttcaatctatgtaatgtaattgaagactcaagaaggctatccaatggaggtgatacaaagaagaagacgaggcatacaagaagtctaaacaaagaagaagacttatgtaataagtagttgtatttatttccataaccatattagattgaccttgatttttataatgagcttgataaagatcacataggatggggccataaccaaacacatttactttattgcattttacatttacttgtttatttaattttatatatgagatatatgcctatgtttaccatgcgatgatagatttaggtgaacttaaatcaatataaggcatgctctagaaaatctagaataggaatcgtttcttgccataacaataatattatgaatacaatcatgagattcttgtgtttatgaaacacgtaattaaatataaattttcaatattgagagaaaggatgattctgtcaaaagcagatttctatctgtaagaaaggggtattaagtgacgcctcttgacaatgctccccccgatctgggaatcatctgattatcgattattgatttgaaatatttaatttaaaaggaagaatctttttataatatgattatgattgtaacataatataatccctctaaaattaaataatatcaagtagtaattggtcaatgacacaacgggcttgtgtcggtcatagccttccaacatggtagaaagtggttcttatttttaaatcattgtcgtttcgtgctacaaccgagggctttgatttcgaaataagaaatacttgtctattacatagagatgtgtacattgaattagaatctaaaggtcgttacgtgctacagtcatgggccgttggagactgattcaattgtacgaaatgttgggttagacttgacttagaatattgagtttgtcgtgctacagtcgtgactcaattattcaagaggctaaagctttattagggaataatataagatgtaattgacaagagttgtctgcctattgaacatcacatgacgtttcatgctacagccgaggttgtgtgatggaatgtaggatccctattcccactagcattatgaatgcttaattttcacttaggggttgtataaattagataaactagtgggagccacttatgaatgaagacccgattcatatagtgtcttgaaatgaaattgaatattttctaagtgttgttatgtgttcatcatttacagatttactataatcgttatgtcttctgcactatcactctggacTAGACTAGATGCttacaagttgactggtcctaattttgctgactggcttcgaaacttgagaattgttctcaacgttgagaagctggaatatgttcttgactcacctaagcctactgaacctgctagcgatgcacataatgatgaacatgttgtgtatcgtaagtggatagatgatgcaaatgttactcaatgcatcatgctagcttccatgtacattgagctacagaagcaacatgagcatatggatgctcacactatccttatgcatctacaagagttgtatgatgtggcagggaggacagctcgatatgagatatcgaaggaactgttcggttgtaggatgtctgagggatcatctgtgaatgaccatgtacttaagatgatcaatttgattgaacgtcttggacaacttggtattgccatggatggggagctgagccaagacttggacttgcaatcacttccgagttcgttctcgcagtttgtcgtgaactttcacatgaataagctggatgtcagcctgcctgaactccacaacatgttgaagactgcggaatcgaattttccccctaacaagagttctgttcttctaattggtgaaggttccaatcctaagaaaaggaagaagaacccttccaagaagaagaaagtaggtgagaaaaagccggttccaccaaaagctgaagaccccaagagcaaagttgtttgctttcactgtaacaaggtggggcactggaagaggaactgtaaggtttaccttgtagaattaaagaagaaggagggtagtgagactaccgcttctgattcaggtatgttcatgatcgaagttaatatatcactaagtcaaatttctacttgggtattagataccgcctgtggttctcatatttgcaattcgttggtgggactaaggagaagtaggactcttgaagaagaggaggtgattctacggatgagaaatggagcaagagttgctgctgaagctgtaggatcatttcatttacatatgcctatgggaaATACTaatgttctaaataattgttattttgttccctcgattgtaaggaatattatttctattccatgttagacttggatggatttttgtttgttattcagaataataaatgttcaattcttagagataacgcTCTTTATGGAAGtagtattttaaacaatggtctgtatgtatgtgacgtagagcataatttactacaacttgaacatactaataaaagaaaaagggatgatgaaaatctcactttcttgtggcactacggacttggtcatattagtgaaaatagactatggacattgcataaggaagggttacttgacccctttgattttgaatcatatcctacatgcgagtcttgtctattggaaagaatgaccaaatctccatttagtggacatggagagagggctgcatatatgctaggattggtacacacagatgtatgtggaccaatgtctacgcaagccatgggtggatttttatacttcattgctttcatagatgatcgatctagattcagatatgtgtatttgatgaaacacaagtctgaagcctttgaaaagttcaaagaatataagtatgaagtggagaaacaaaccaaacatagtattataactcttcgatcagatcgaggtggtgaatacttgaatggagagtttctagcttatctcaaagaaaatggtatagtctcccagtggactcctccatatactccacaattgaatggggtatctgaaaggagaaatcaaactttgttagacatggttcggtcaatgatgagctatgcgaatcttccagtattcctatggggttatgcattggaaacctcagcatatttactgaataaggtaccttccaaatctgttcctcaaactccatataagatatggaaagaaaggaaaccgagtcttaaacacgttaagatttggggatgtccagcttatgtcaagaaagttgacccagataagctggaatctcgatctgtaaaatgtaattttgtgggatattctatagagactttagggtattacttttacaccgataactgggtgtttgtctccagacatgctaccttcttggaaaagcagtttatccttgaaagaaacagtgggagcaaaattgaacttgatgaagttcaagaagcacaaactactacggatcaaatggaaacacctgttcagactgaacaaccttctgtggaacagcccattcgtaggtcagggagagtgtctcgccaacctgagaggtattatggccttgtcattgagaatgacaatgagttgtcaatcattgatgatgacgaccctgtgacctataatgaggctatgagtagtgttgactcagagaaatggaatagtgccatgaaatccgaaatggaatctatgtataccaaccaagtatggactctggttgaggcgcctgaaggtgttaagcctattgggtgcaagtgggtatacaaaagaaagattggagcagatgggcaggtggagacctataaggccaggctcgtggcaaaaggattcagacaaaggcaagggattgactttgatgtaacttttttgcctgtagccctgttaaaatcaattcggattttgcttgctattgctgcttactacgactatgagatctggaaaatagacgtgaaaacggccttcctcaatgggaaacttgaagaggaagtgtatatgacacaactagaggtttttctttccaagggaaatgaacacctagtgtgtaagctgctgcgaaccatatatggtttaaagcaagcttttcgtagatggaacatccgttttgatgagacaatcaaagagtttggttttatcaaaaacatagatgaaccatgtgtctacaaaaaggttagtgggagcgcggtaacatttcttgtattgtattgaaagaggagacgtcaagagagttgacacacataacaacgtaacagagccactcacaaagccactttctcaaagtcactttgatcgtcataaagacaagatgggtattagataccagagtgattggcttcagtacaagtgggagattgaaagagatgtgtcctaagtccaatcatgcatgatgatttaggaataacttttatgtaatttgttttgatttcattgatattaataaaagacttgttttggttttattgcgggctttatatatttaagtgtttaaataagatataccatagtttagagtaaagctttttatggattatgatgagatcataataatgagacctaaaagatgataactctaaacttaaatatttcatggtcgtaggattactaactggtaattagtaattcgcaaggatcggtacatactatacttgcttcattatgaaggatgtctgttctcatagacatttgtgtggtgacactatagctagtatgtaggtgcttattatagaataagttcactgaacatgactcacacagctgaacaactgatggagttcactcacgtgtcaacagttgttcacatagtgatagttgtacaagtatccttagacttgaggtcatcatagtcatcttgtgtacactgaactatgctttggtttagttcttagtcttcagggataattataagggctctactgggtatagaaatttgtacacaaagatagtatataatcaataaaggatctaccccttccagtgaaggaagagaatgttcaatgctgatccacttatgcttgttcaggaatctctggccagagtgaatgaaattagaaaggagtttctaatttatattaaatagaactaagtatagtgaatgggaaaacaaatgattaaataagataggcttgacacaagttccatgccttgtatttaatcgtgacattgcagggtagaaggaattgattatagggtaactactcactgaataggttcttggtattctaagcagtgaattcgtattatccggatagtcgcgatatgctgagaagtatccctcacgatatagaataaatatgattaattaattaattaatcatatttaatgaattagagaatttataaaaaaatgataaaatagttttattattatttatttctattatcggcttaatattgaacctacagggtcacaccataaaagagaatgatttaatggtggaggaattaattaataatggctgataattgtttatttgtgaaataaataattaattagaaaatttaataattgattaaatgagatttaattaattataaaattaattaagaaaatttcttaatattattagttaagaatttaattttggaaattaaatcaagcgagagaattatttttctaaagtgtttagaaaagggattaatgattaaaaggtgttttaattattagttaattggttaataagaataatatattaaagggttaataataataatattttatggaaaattttcggctgaaaattttgcctataaatatactattataaaccctatttgcctcaaccaaaaaataaaaaccctaattctaaagtataaaagagagggaggcaactaattctctcaacctcttcctccctccattattttgatcccttggtggataccggtggagtgcttcacaattgaggagcagctactagggatctccgttcaatcgttattaaagacctccatctttccattaacgtaaaacttcttaaggtaaacatactgaactacaaattaaatattatttttcgcatggatcctggggagggtttcattttttttaagatttaaatttatgttttcgttgcgtttatgtgctaaaaacccttcatgaTGAAAGTGTATCAACTCAAGAAAAGAACAAAATCAATGATGAAGCTATACAAAATGAAGTGTCGAATGCTTCATCATCCCACGTCGAAAGAGTTATTGTTCGGGATCCtttaaatttctttattgactTGAGGATATTTGAAAATGACTATTCGACAGATGACAAcgaggaagaagaaaataaaaaatatgaagaAGACACCAATGAGAAAGATAATAATGAATTAAGTGATAACGATGATTTAGtgtaattttaaaaattttatgatttagtgtaattttaaaaaaattatgatttaGTGTATTAATTTAACTACTTTAATTTGAGTTTAATTACATATCTGTTAGATTTATTTATATATGATGGGATGATATATTTTTGTTATGTTGAACCAAAACAGGGGATTTATACAGAAGGCCAGGGGAGTCAAAATATTACGGTTCATTAAATTCGACCGCAATTAGTCAAATTTGGGCCTTGGCTAAATTCGACCGTTTCCCGTCAATTTTATGTTAAATATATAAGCGGATTCATCTCATTTTTACGATTTGTATCGCTGCCTCTAATATCGTATAAAATTAGGGTTTCTCCGCTTAAACTCCGAATCAGTTTATCGGTGCTCTATTTCCATGGCTCAAGAAGGCTCGAGTCCGTTTATCAAAGAGATAATCCGTTCACAGGTGATTTCCCcgctctctctctcccccccttATGTGTCATGAAACTCTCCTACTCTGTCTCCATGTAAACCCCAATTTGGGGGTTTTGTATTTATAAACCCTAATTTGGTAATTTGGGGGTTTTGTTTTTGTAAAGCCTAATTTGGTTTTCTAGTATTTGGGGGTTTTGGGGGTTTTTCTAGTTTGTTTTAGGGTTCAATTTAAGGTATCTTTTTTGTCTTTAAAATGTGACAACTGTATTTAAACCCAAATGGGCTTAGTGTTGTTATTTTGATCTATAATTATCTCTGTGCTGTGTAGCTGTACGTAATGATTGCATTGCTTAGTCAAATTGATGAACTTAGTGTTAGTGAATTgctttgtttttcttttttcctGATTGCATATTGTATTTCTTTATCATTATAGTGACGAAATTTGTTTAAAGTTGAATGTATGTTACTTCATAGGCTTTTAGTTTCTTTGCACTTCCAAAACGGCAAAATCATGCTTTGTTTAACAGACTTTAGTGTATACATTCAGTCTTAAGATTCTCTTTGAATATTTAGTGAACACTTTCTAGAAAATTACACTAATTTTGTTATTTGTAACATCTCTAAGCCTACTTGGTAGATGTTCTTAGTACATAGAACACCTTCTACTAAATTGATTCAGAGGAGCTCTTCTCTTGCACAGTTTGTGTTAGTAGATAACTAAGTGATATGTTAGTAGGTAACTAAGTGATATGTTAATGAGTTAATGAATGCTGAGTTGTGATTTGTATAAAAAACTGCATTTTGGGGTTTTTAACAGTAGTTTTAATTACTCTTTGTTTAGCAGGTGCTCTGGGCTGGTCCAAAATCACGGAAGGGTAAAGAAGACAGGGGTGATGAAGAAAATTTTGTGGAAGGTACTAACGTGGGTGGTGAAAGCAGCCGCAAGATAATATTTGAGAGGAAAAGGCGTAACTGCTCTGAAGGGGACTACTCGAGGAAACCGGCACTAGATGCAAGGCcaaagattcattttcttcttAACAAAAAAGGGTAAGAGATTGTATGCAACTTCTATTCTCCAACACTACTTATGTCTATCAAAATAGATAAGGATCACTGGTCATATAGTTGATTGATATGACATATGTGGATAGTTCGCTACCAATATGTCGTGTTTTGCCTATACCTGCGATACTCTTGCGATCTGACTACTCCCTTCTCTACTGTATTGTGTGTCCAGTGTTTAACAAATTTCCCACCTTTGATATAAGAAAAAGGACAAAAAACTATTTTTACTCAATGATGTAACCTATTCTTGTTTTTGTTTATAGAACTTATTTGGCAGCTTCACTTCTATTGTGCTGAAAGAGTCTAATGTTGTCTAATGTTTTTGTCTACGTATTATCATGAAGCAACTTATTTGCTTGCACTGATTCAAATTTTGTAAAATGTGTGATGTCATTGACTCATGAAAGATATGTGATCACTCCTGTGTATAGTGCAAACAATAGTAACAATCACTTTAGTATTCAGTCAGGACCTTATCCTTATGATCAGTCTAGTCACCAAGAACAACTTGTGTTAATTTAAGTTTCTGGTTGGCACCTCGTTTTATGATCACTTTTTATTTAGAACAGATCATGTGCAAATCAGAGTATTTTTTATGAAAATATGCATCGTAGTCTAATATATTTTCGTTAGTTGTTACAACTTTTTGGAAAATACACCAAAGAAAACTCTTGGGCACATTGTTCACATGAAATTTGATGAAGATACGATCTGGACAAAGGGAGCTTCACTTGAAGCTTTTTACAGCTCATGTGTCAAGAACTTTAAAGTAAGTAAATACCTTCGCTTATTTACTGTTCTTTTTCctttaaaaatgtttttgattTTCCGTTTATATTGAAGTTATTTTAGTAAATCTTATCATATTTGAAGGATATCTTCATGTATTTCAATTTGTTATGGTCTCTGTTAAACTTTTAGATTATTTGATGAAATCATGTCTTTTGGTGTTAAACTTTAGGATCTTATCAAAAGCTAGTAATGTATGAGTTTAATTAGTAATAGTAATTTGCATCTCCTTGAGTAATAATATATGTACTTTTTCGAACCTAATAATATACAATTTATGTTATAAATAACACACTTCATTAAGCTACATCACACGAGGGATTCATGGGTACTTATCATAAGAAACCAATCTTGATTAATTAGTACTATTCTAATATCTAACTTTGTACTTTTATTTATATGCTCCAACATTTGTAAATTTATATTAAGCTTGATTTTCATGCAACCGTCGAGTAGTATACCAAAAAATGATCAAAAAAAGTGTTTCTAAATGACATGTTATATCTTTTATTAAAGTTTCATATTCATACACggtaaattaattaaaatatatattttaaattatatttgaTATTTTTTCATTTGAGGGATTTATATTAATCCTAGAGTGGTCTATTTAATTTATGTGATAAAAAATATTAGTATATAATTTATTCAGGAGCACCCTTCAGGAATATTGTTAGCACTctagtatatataattatataagcTTAATTACACAGGCTAGATGACCGTAACTTCTGATTCTCCAAAATAATTTGACGTCTGCTATTCACATGTAGCCTCGAACCACTAATTTCAATCTTTCATATGTTTAAAAAATTTAGTTGGTGATCTTAATCAAAGGTCAGATTAAGTTAAAACAACAAATACATCACCTTGAAAGCGAATCCACTAAATTTAATTAATGAAATGTAGACCGCCCATTAGTATGGACTATGGACTAATATCATATTAGCGCTGGAAAACAATTTATTCAATAGTGGGGGCTGCATTATGAATTGTATTTCCATGTATAAAATGTACACTAGAAACTGATTCACATGTTCCCAACTTGAATAGCCACTAGAAATTGATATTACCTTTTTAAATGTTTATTTAACTTATTCATGATAAGTCTAGTTATTAATGGCCCTAATTCATTAGGGTTTTATCGTGTGTTCTAGTTCAAATAAATATGTAATATTAGTGTTTtgtgaaatttatgtttttgtttttttttaattaatattgtG
This genomic interval from Apium graveolens cultivar Ventura chromosome 8, ASM990537v1, whole genome shotgun sequence contains the following:
- the LOC141680463 gene encoding uncharacterized protein LOC141680463 isoform X1 — protein: MAQEGSSPFIKEIIRSQQVLWAGPKSRKGKEDRGDEENFVEGTNVGGESSRKIIFERKRRNCSEGDYSRKPALDARPKIHFLLNKKGCYNFLENTPKKTLGHIVHMKFDEDTIWTKGASLEAFYSSCVKNFKEYYVYPFPYDDEDGDQVVRAYLHRNWKSYLGADRSRLMDKVKQLLECGYTEKDFNIRDEGLKPYYYSQRTWNSMCDYWEDESFKNMSTNSQIS
- the LOC141680463 gene encoding uncharacterized protein LOC141680463 isoform X2, whose product is MAQEGSSPFIKEIIRSQVLWAGPKSRKGKEDRGDEENFVEGTNVGGESSRKIIFERKRRNCSEGDYSRKPALDARPKIHFLLNKKGCYNFLENTPKKTLGHIVHMKFDEDTIWTKGASLEAFYSSCVKNFKEYYVYPFPYDDEDGDQVVRAYLHRNWKSYLGADRSRLMDKVKQLLECGYTEKDFNIRDEGLKPYYYSQRTWNSMCDYWEDESFKNMSTNSQIS